In one Shinella zoogloeoides genomic region, the following are encoded:
- a CDS encoding 3-oxoacid CoA-transferase subunit A — protein MDKTIESLEAAVSGIGDGATVMIGGFGGSGAPIELIHALIDKGPKDLTVINNNAGNGRIGIAAMIDAGMVRKMICSFPRSTDPRAFTDRYLAGEIELELVPQGTLAERIRAGGAGIPAFYTPTSFGTELAKGKPTAEFDGRMYVQERWLKADFALIKAEKADTHGNLTYNKAARNFGPLMCMAATKTIVQVSKLVQPGGIDPEHVVTPGIFVDGVVEVADARQEEDLIRAGVVYA, from the coding sequence CATTGGAGACGGCGCGACGGTGATGATCGGCGGTTTCGGCGGCTCCGGCGCGCCGATCGAGCTGATCCACGCCCTGATCGACAAGGGTCCGAAGGACCTCACCGTCATCAACAACAATGCCGGCAACGGCCGCATCGGCATCGCCGCGATGATCGATGCCGGCATGGTCAGGAAGATGATCTGCTCCTTCCCACGCTCCACCGATCCGCGCGCCTTCACCGATCGCTACCTCGCCGGCGAGATCGAGCTGGAGCTGGTGCCGCAGGGCACGCTCGCCGAACGCATCCGCGCCGGCGGCGCCGGCATCCCGGCCTTCTACACGCCGACGAGTTTCGGCACGGAACTGGCGAAGGGAAAGCCGACGGCCGAATTCGACGGCCGCATGTATGTGCAGGAGCGCTGGCTGAAGGCGGATTTCGCGCTGATCAAGGCTGAAAAGGCCGATACGCATGGCAACCTCACCTACAACAAGGCGGCCCGCAATTTCGGCCCGCTGATGTGCATGGCGGCGACGAAGACCATCGTGCAGGTTTCGAAACTGGTGCAGCCGGGCGGCATCGACCCGGAACACGTCGTCACCCCCGGCATCTTCGTCGACGGCGTCGTGGAAGTCGCGGACGCAAGGCAGGAAGAAGATCTCATCCGCGCAGGAGTGGTTTACGCATGA
- a CDS encoding CoA transferase subunit B, with the protein MTVELDTREDIKLSNGQIAWRAAQDIADGAYVNLGIGFPEMVARYQPEGREAIFHTENGILDFGEAPPEGEEDWDLINAGKKAVTLKPGSAFFHHADSFAMVRGGHLDVAILGAYQVAENGDLANWRVGSKGVPAVGGAMDLVHGAKQVVVITEHVTKKGEPKLVECCTFPLTGVGCITRIYTSHAVIDVANGRFVLREKLPGMTIEELQAMTGAKLHVEGPVADLVVPEL; encoded by the coding sequence ATGACCGTCGAACTGGACACCCGCGAAGACATCAAACTCTCCAACGGCCAGATCGCCTGGCGCGCGGCGCAGGACATCGCCGACGGCGCCTATGTGAACCTCGGTATCGGCTTTCCGGAAATGGTCGCGCGCTACCAGCCGGAGGGACGCGAGGCGATCTTCCACACGGAAAACGGCATTCTGGATTTCGGCGAGGCGCCGCCGGAAGGCGAGGAGGACTGGGACCTGATCAATGCCGGCAAGAAGGCCGTGACGCTGAAGCCGGGTTCTGCCTTCTTCCACCATGCCGACAGCTTCGCCATGGTGCGCGGCGGCCATCTCGATGTGGCGATCCTCGGCGCCTATCAGGTGGCCGAGAACGGCGACCTTGCCAACTGGCGTGTCGGCTCCAAGGGCGTGCCGGCCGTCGGCGGGGCGATGGACCTCGTGCATGGCGCCAAACAGGTGGTCGTCATCACCGAGCACGTCACCAAGAAGGGCGAGCCGAAGCTTGTCGAGTGCTGCACCTTCCCGCTGACCGGCGTCGGCTGCATCACGCGCATCTACACCAGCCATGCCGTCATCGACGTTGCCAACGGCCGCTTCGTTCTGCGCGAGAAGCTGCCGGGTATGACGATCGAGGAATTGCAGGCGATGACCGGTGCGAAGCTGCATGTCGAAGGCCCCGTCGCCGATCTCGTCGTGCCGGAACTTTAG